The DNA segment AGCCTCCACGACACTATCGGACGTGGTTGTCACGGAGCAATCCGAAGACGGCCGCCCGGAAACCCCATCCAAAACCGATTTCGCCACGCCTAAAACCAAAGTGACCAAGGCAGCTATCGAGAAGACCAATGCGGTGACGACGGTGGACGCAATGAAGTTCGAATCCGGCGTGTTCGCCCGGCAACGCTATATCGGCGACCAAAATGCCCCGATCGGCATGCGCGGCTCCAGTCCGTACCAAGGCGGCCGGGTCATGGTATTCATGGACGGCATGCCAATCTGGAACCCGTTGCAAATCAGCTTTAACGGCTCACCGCGCTGGGGTTTGATCGGACCCGGCGAAATCAAATCGATAGACGTGCTGTCCGGGCCGTTTTCCGCCGAATACAGCGGCAACGCGATGGGCGGGGTTCTGAACTACAACACGTTGATGCCGCAGAAACGCGAAATCTACACTGAGGCGACCTATTTCGTGCAACCGTACGAATTCGAGGGTACCAAAACCAATCTGCAAGGCTTTAAGACCTTTGGCTCCTACGGCGATAAATTCGGCGATTTCAGCACCTATTTCTCGTATAACCATATCGAGAACGAAGGCCAGCCGATGACGCCGCAATTCTCCGGCGATAAAGGCTTCAACCGCAACACCGCCTTGGCCGGCATACCGAACGGCGCCTTTCTGGAGAAGAACCCGCGCACCGGCCAGTACCGTTACAACTACGGCGACGACGGCATCCAACATTCGATCGACGACCTGTACAAATGGAAAGGCAGTTACGCGATCAACCCCGAGTTGGAGACCAACTTCGTCGTCGCATTCCAGAATTTCGAACGGACCAATACCGGCCAGTCTTTCATCGAACGCGCCAACGGCACCACAGTCTGGCCGGGCAGTACGGTAGCCAATTCCGGTTCGTTATGGCCGGCCACGTTGGGCGCGTCGCCGACCACGCTGGGTACCAGCACCCAAACCCGGCAAACGCTGACCTTGGGCTGGGGTTTGAAAGGGCGAATTGCCGGCGATTGGTACACCAACACCAATATCAGCTTCTTCGATATCCTGAAAGACCAAACCATCAGCTCCAACTACAACCCGCAAGACCCGAACCGGATCATGACCGGACGCGATAGTTCGTTCGACGACTCCGGCTGGTTCAACATATCCACCAAGTTCAATAACGAACAATTCCTGGGCCGTAAGGATTTGTCGTTCGCGACCGGTTACGAAT comes from the Methylomonas sp. EFPC3 genome and includes:
- a CDS encoding TonB-dependent receptor translates to MPRKTKIKSAFLILPGAVALTPDVNAAEASTTLSDVVVTEQSEDGRPETPSKTDFATPKTKVTKAAIEKTNAVTTVDAMKFESGVFARQRYIGDQNAPIGMRGSSPYQGGRVMVFMDGMPIWNPLQISFNGSPRWGLIGPGEIKSIDVLSGPFSAEYSGNAMGGVLNYNTLMPQKREIYTEATYFVQPYEFEGTKTNLQGFKTFGSYGDKFGDFSTYFSYNHIENEGQPMTPQFSGDKGFNRNTALAGIPNGAFLEKNPRTGQYRYNYGDDGIQHSIDDLYKWKGSYAINPELETNFVVAFQNFERTNTGQSFIERANGTTVWPGSTVANSGSLWPATLGASPTTLGTSTQTRQTLTLGWGLKGRIAGDWYTNTNISFFDILKDQTISSNYNPQDPNRIMTGRDSSFDDSGWFNISTKFNNEQFLGRKDLSFATGYEFQHSRILLTQTNLSNYENNTQATNWLNSKSGGTTDVHALFGQLSWRFMPDWDATVGTRLERWNSYDGINLTSSQQTGRLNPADRQVSRWSPKFSLGYEPGRWKFRYSVGKAYKFPLPEELYGNSSGVSGNVSLADATLKPEDGTHHNLLAEYDFNNGYVRLNLFHENVRNAIYNQSIYLPGSAVLSTLVSSIGEVETDGLDFTINHDRVFGSNFDVKLNTTILNAEIIANERNPAYVGKQFPLMPNYRANLLTTYHYGTDWDFSVGTRYSGRQFSQLDNSDLQLPYYSAFTESVYVDLKATYRFNKAGHVSAGIDNINDYQAFYNHPLPQRTFFAQVGYKF